CCGATCAAAGCGCGTGATGAAGGGATCAAGGTCGCCAAAACTTTTGAGGATATGAATGGCCAGATAGTTTTGTCCGGTCGATTCAAAGCTGGCGAAATGTATAAAGTTAAGTTGACCATAAGTTCGGCACAGGACAGGAATTTTGTTGTTGTCGACGATCCGCTTCCGGCCGGATTCGAAGCCATTAATGTTAATTTGGCGACTTCCAGCGGACAATATGCTCAGAAAACAGGCAGCTCAAAACGCTGGTGGTGGAGTTGGGGAGATTTCAATAATTCTGAATTGCGTGATGATCGTGTCGTCGTGTTTGCCGATTATTTTTCCAAAGGAACTCACACCTATACGTATCTTGTTCGTGCGACGACGTACGGGCAGTTTGAACTTCCGACGACAAAAGCCGAAGAAATGTATACGCCTGAAGTTTTTGGAACCACGACCAATCAAACAATCTGGGTACAATGAAAATTCGCGTACGGCTTTTTGCAATGTGCCGGGATATTGTTCGGCGAGACGTTTTGGAAATGGAGTTACCTGCTATGGCAACCGGTGATGATTTCTGGAATCGTATTGTGAAAGAGTTTCCCCAATTGTCGCCCTATCAGAAATTAAGCCGGCTTGCAATCAATTTAGAATACGTTCCAAATTCCATTGTGATCAAGGAAGGCGATGAAATCAGTATCATTCCACCTGTTAGCGGCGGGTAAGCGATTAGAAAGTGATTTAATTTTTGATTCAAGAGTCCAACATATTTATTGATATTTCGGACGAACCGGTCGATGTCACGAAATTATATCAGTTTGTAGTTTGCAAAGAGGCAGGAGCGGTTGATCTGTTTGTTGGAACAGTGCGGAATGAGTTTGAAGGACGACCGGTAAACGGAATCGAGTACCACGGATTTCCCGAAATGGCCGAACGGTTATTAAGTGATATCTGCAAAAAAGCCATGGCCGAATGGGGAATTCAAAAAGTTGCAATCCAGCACCGAATCGGATATTTACAACTGACGGAAGCGAGTGTGATCGTTGCCGTTTCATCGGCGCATCGGCATGAAGCATTTACCGCGTGCCGGTTCATCATGGAAGAGGTCAAGTCTAAAATTCCTGTCTGGAAAAAAGAATATTTTGCCGACGGCTTTGCAGAATGGAAGAACGACGTAAATCAACCAAAAAAATCTTGATATGCAAAGTCAATTTGTATAAGTTTACCCACACCTACTTTGTTGATCCCTCATTATTGTTGAATGCATTTTTTGATCACTCCTAAACCTTGCGGTGGCAAAATGAAGCAATCCGTGACCCGATTCTTAATTTTGCTTTGTATTCCTTCGATGCTTTTCGGGCAAGTTATTCAGCAGGATTCTCTGACGCTTGTCAGCTTGTACACGAATACCAACGGTCCGGGTTGGACAAATCGGACGAATTGGAATTCGGCATCGGCGGTTGGTACATGGTACGGTGTAACGGTTTCGGCCGGACGTGTAACGTCATTGGATCTTTCCAATAACCAATTGTCAGGCAATTTGCCCGATGCTATTGGTAATTTAACAGGGCTAACTTCGCTTCAACTATATGGGAATGCATTGAATGGAAGCGTTCCGGATACGCTTGGAAATTTAACCAATCTCACAAGTTTAGGATTGGAAAATAACCAGTTTTCAGGCACTATTCCCAGCGCGATAGGGAAGCTGAGCATTTTAATTGAACTCAATCTTTTTAACAATCAATTTACCGATTCGATACCGGGATCTTTTCAATTGTTAACTAATCTTCAAAAACTGAATCTTCAGAGTAATCGGCTGATCGATTTACCCAATCTGAGCAATTTGTCTTCATTGAACGAATTGAAAGTAGAAAATAATCGCCTGACGTTTGAAGATATCGAGCCCAATATCGGAGGACCGAATTCGGTTTTCACATATTCTCCTCAAGACAGTGTCGGTGCATACAACGATACAACGGTAAACGAAGCGGTGCAATTGATCATGGTTGTGACAGCTGGTGGCGTCAATAATCAATATCAATGGAAGAAAAACGGAGTCCCGCTCACAGGGGCGCAGCAGAGCACCTTTACAATCGATTCAGTCAAACTAGGTGATGCGGGTACTTATACGTGTGACGTTACGAATACAGTGGCGACGTCTCTTACATTGAGGCGAAGGACTATCAGAATTACTATAACCGGCACTGCGCCGGGAGTACCTGGCAGCCTGACGGCGACGACAGCTTCGCCAACTCAAATTAATTTGGGATGGAATGCATCGTCCGGCGTGAAAACGCGCTACAGAATTTTCCGATCGGCGGATGGGACGAATTTTTCTCAAATTGATTCGGTAAGTAATGTGACGACCAGTTATTCAAGTACCGGTTTGAATTCTAAGACTCAATATCATTATCGTGTGATGGCGGTTGGTAATTTTGGGAATTCAGGTTTTTCTAATTCGGCGAATGCAACGACATCAAGTTTTGTACCGCGTATCGTGCGAAGTATTCCGGATACATCAGTACAACAAGGTTTTGTAAGATTTTATTATCGGTTGCTTCGAAGCGTTTTTACGGATGACGATGACGCGACATTAAATTATTCTGCTCAGGCTGATTCAGCACGGGTGAACGCAATTGTCTCAAACGATTCACTCTATCTTTCGGCTGATGCCGGTTTCGCGCATCAAAGCCGCGTGATTGTAACAGCCGCCGATGCCGATTCATCTGTAGCGGATACGTTTTTATTAAGCGTCAATTCGGATACTCAATTACCGGTCATTTCCAATATTACGGCTCTGTCATCTACCGGAGAAAATACCGTTATCGATGTTTCTTGCCAAGTGACGGACAACATCGGTGTGTTAGGGGTGGAATTATTTTACAGCGAGGGCAATGGATCATTTGCTTCCGTAGCCATGTCGGCAGCGGGTAATCAATTTTCGGCGCAAATTCCTGCTGCTGCTGTGACACGTAATGGGGTTGCTTATTTCATTGCGGCGACCGATACGAAATCAAACGTTAAACGGAGCGATACAGCGTCCGTGACGGTTACATATGCCGGTTCCGTATCCAGCGCGGATGTTAGCGGTGCAGCCTATGCAGGAGGAATGCCTAATTTGCGCTGGCGTTTATTATCGGTACCAGCTGACCTGGACAATAAAAATATCGGTGCGTTGTTTCCCGGATTGAGCCGCGATCAATGGGCCGCTTATAATGAATCGGGGACTGAAGTGAGTACCATCGCTAACGGGCGTGGCGTGTGGTTCAAACATAAAATCGGCAGCGATACGATGCTGGTACGGATGGGCAGCGGGCGGAGTAATGCCACTTCCGATTTTTCGATTACTTTACGCCCGGGATGGAACATCATTGGCAATCCTTATTTATTTACCATTCCTGTAGCGCTCGATCAGTCGCTGTTTTATGGTCCAATTCAATACAATGGGTCTTCCGTAGAAGCGGCCGGGTGGAGCGGTGTCGTGACTACGCTGAATCCGTTTGGCGGTTATGCGTTGTACAACCGGTCCAGTACAAATACGATTATCGTTATGCGCCCCACCGGCATTTCGCTGAGTAAAAAATTCGAAATCCAACCGTCATTCAGATTACGGATCAGCGCGCGAACAGAAAAAAATCAAATACTGTACGGTGACGAGTATAATTATTTTTCAAAAATTGTAACCAATAATCCTGATACGTACAATGCGCCGGAACCGGAAACCGTCGGCGATAACATTTCCGTTTATTTCGAACAAAGCGGAAAACGTTTAACCCAGATGTACCGTTCGTCCGGCGATGGGGATGTCGTGGATGTTTTTGTCAGGTCTACGCTGAAAAATGTACCGATACAATTGAATTTTAATATCGAAAACAATGATCAAAACGATATTGTTATGATTTTTGATATCACGCGTAATCGTATTGTTGATGGAAGTGCCGTTGAATTTGTGCCAACTGAATCCGGAGTATCGATGTTTAAAGTCATTGTTGGCCGGAAAAACTTTGTTGGCGAAAAATTCCTTGAAACCATTTCTGAATTACCCAAGGAATTCAGTTTAAAGCAAAATTATCCCAATCCGTTTAATCCGACGACCCAAATCCGGTATGCTATTCCAAAACAGGGCCGTGTGTCGTTGAAAGTTTATAATGTATTGGGGCATGAGGTTCGGACGTTGGAAGACGGCTTCAAAGAAACCGGCGTCTACGATAAAACATGGGATGGGAAAGATATTTTAGGCAGATCGGCTGCATCGGGTATCTATGTCTATCGTCTGGAATATCTGAGCCTGGACGGAAAACATTTGACTCAATCCAAGAAAATGTTATTACTGAAATGATATTATATAATATAATATTACAGATTACCTTTATTAACGAGGTTAGGATTTATGTCTAAAATTCAATGGATCGTATTGGCCGCTTTAGCGTTTGTAATTTCCTGCGGAACCACCAGTCAATCGTTTTTCGGAGAGGATCCTGAACTGGAAAACCTTTTGAAAGGCGAAGATTACGCAGCGTTGACGGTCGCTGATAAATATGA
This genomic stretch from bacterium harbors:
- a CDS encoding MoaD/ThiS family protein codes for the protein MKIRVRLFAMCRDIVRRDVLEMELPAMATGDDFWNRIVKEFPQLSPYQKLSRLAINLEYVPNSIVIKEGDEISIIPPVSGG
- a CDS encoding molybdenum cofactor biosynthesis protein MoaE; the protein is MIQESNIFIDISDEPVDVTKLYQFVVCKEAGAVDLFVGTVRNEFEGRPVNGIEYHGFPEMAERLLSDICKKAMAEWGIQKVAIQHRIGYLQLTEASVIVAVSSAHRHEAFTACRFIMEEVKSKIPVWKKEYFADGFAEWKNDVNQPKKS
- a CDS encoding fibronectin type III domain-containing protein, whose protein sequence is MKQSVTRFLILLCIPSMLFGQVIQQDSLTLVSLYTNTNGPGWTNRTNWNSASAVGTWYGVTVSAGRVTSLDLSNNQLSGNLPDAIGNLTGLTSLQLYGNALNGSVPDTLGNLTNLTSLGLENNQFSGTIPSAIGKLSILIELNLFNNQFTDSIPGSFQLLTNLQKLNLQSNRLIDLPNLSNLSSLNELKVENNRLTFEDIEPNIGGPNSVFTYSPQDSVGAYNDTTVNEAVQLIMVVTAGGVNNQYQWKKNGVPLTGAQQSTFTIDSVKLGDAGTYTCDVTNTVATSLTLRRRTIRITITGTAPGVPGSLTATTASPTQINLGWNASSGVKTRYRIFRSADGTNFSQIDSVSNVTTSYSSTGLNSKTQYHYRVMAVGNFGNSGFSNSANATTSSFVPRIVRSIPDTSVQQGFVRFYYRLLRSVFTDDDDATLNYSAQADSARVNAIVSNDSLYLSADAGFAHQSRVIVTAADADSSVADTFLLSVNSDTQLPVISNITALSSTGENTVIDVSCQVTDNIGVLGVELFYSEGNGSFASVAMSAAGNQFSAQIPAAAVTRNGVAYFIAATDTKSNVKRSDTASVTVTYAGSVSSADVSGAAYAGGMPNLRWRLLSVPADLDNKNIGALFPGLSRDQWAAYNESGTEVSTIANGRGVWFKHKIGSDTMLVRMGSGRSNATSDFSITLRPGWNIIGNPYLFTIPVALDQSLFYGPIQYNGSSVEAAGWSGVVTTLNPFGGYALYNRSSTNTIIVMRPTGISLSKKFEIQPSFRLRISARTEKNQILYGDEYNYFSKIVTNNPDTYNAPEPETVGDNISVYFEQSGKRLTQMYRSSGDGDVVDVFVRSTLKNVPIQLNFNIENNDQNDIVMIFDITRNRIVDGSAVEFVPTESGVSMFKVIVGRKNFVGEKFLETISELPKEFSLKQNYPNPFNPTTQIRYAIPKQGRVSLKVYNVLGHEVRTLEDGFKETGVYDKTWDGKDILGRSAASGIYVYRLEYLSLDGKHLTQSKKMLLLK